In Armatimonadota bacterium, a single genomic region encodes these proteins:
- a CDS encoding glycosyltransferase → MSKESTKQVFVDETGKRSRLIRLILTGFILVVSVLASVFLISLGSIAVLQPKKLTNRIKTHLVSNERKGSGIELARLTNRLMREKKPISDTKAKKSESVVLGFYAPWEEAGLPSFEAHAASMTHLAPAWLRLSSDGGRVETPDFDLESNPKNLDIIRIAREKGVKITPLLSNANEGNFSAKSFKQLLVDPAKQSTIVSWLIRFCKDHHFDGINFDFEEIDPSDYPKVTAFLKQASLQFGKEQLELSLDVQTNLPSKIVAEWCNSLDYVVLMAYDQHEETGTAGPIASLSWVEEQLETMLAEVPEDKLVLSLGSYGYDWKRGKSGGESISFQGAMAAAEGYRDGENPSDVIQFESKSLNPYFEYEDEAGQMHDVWFLDAPTVYSHWKLGRERKLRGTALWAVGTEDPTIWKFLDRHTKDSFDPVGELGTVRFPFEVAYEGKGEVLEVRARPSEGKREITIDPKSGLIDDVVYQKYASSYLIRKSGFKPKQILLTFDDGPDPKYTPQILDVLRKYNAPAAFFFVGANVEANPQLAQRAYDEGHDVGNHSFSHPNLGFVSDERVALEINATFRVIESATGRSSILFRPPYNADSQPETSSEVRPVDIASQRGFLTIGENVDPNDWDPNFTDANGIQRRRTAEDIVRLTLEDLDRREGTGEEGNIVLLHDAGGPRDETVKALDQLIPTLRKKGYELVTTGQLLGRSRDELMPPIASKDRGAVAVNRVVFNSLHISQIVLSTSFVIALVLGFLKAIAVTVLALAERKAERVRNFELGYAPTVSVLIAAYNEEKTILDTVRSVLDSDYPIQEVIVVDDGSKDGTAKALVGEPRARVITKENGGKASALNVGLAATQSELVFCIDADTQLDPTAITRLVRHFAKPEVAAVAGNVQVGNVKNMVTAWQAVEYRTSQNLDRRALSRLNAITVIPGAIGMWRREAVLAVGGYSSDTLAEDMDLTWRLRIAGNRLLTEPTSVAYTEAPETWSALSKQRFRWSYGTFQCLWRYRHALAHHGAFGWIVLPFMWIFQIGFQLLGPIVDLQILFSLGMAMLMPHTKETLNSAHWDSLRLMLELYALFFAVELGSGIIAYRLDRAKPWPLMWLLVQRFAYRQLMYIVMLKAIWRALMGTRQGWGKLKRTGNVKV, encoded by the coding sequence ATGAGCAAAGAATCCACGAAGCAAGTTTTTGTCGATGAAACCGGAAAGCGTTCCAGGTTGATTCGACTAATTCTCACCGGATTCATTCTCGTTGTCAGTGTGCTCGCATCTGTTTTTCTCATCAGTCTGGGTTCTATTGCTGTTCTTCAACCTAAGAAGCTGACCAATCGAATCAAAACTCATCTAGTCTCAAATGAGAGAAAGGGCTCTGGGATCGAACTTGCCCGGCTGACCAATCGCCTGATGCGCGAGAAAAAGCCTATTTCAGATACCAAGGCCAAAAAGAGCGAAAGTGTTGTCCTCGGCTTCTATGCACCTTGGGAAGAAGCCGGATTGCCTTCGTTCGAAGCTCACGCTGCTTCGATGACTCATCTTGCGCCCGCTTGGCTGCGGCTCTCATCAGATGGAGGCAGGGTCGAGACACCCGACTTTGATCTTGAGTCGAATCCAAAGAATCTGGACATCATTCGCATTGCTCGTGAGAAAGGTGTCAAGATCACGCCTCTTCTTTCCAACGCCAATGAAGGGAATTTTTCGGCTAAATCTTTCAAGCAGCTGTTGGTTGATCCTGCCAAACAGAGCACAATCGTGTCCTGGCTCATCAGATTTTGTAAGGATCACCACTTTGATGGGATCAACTTCGATTTCGAGGAGATCGATCCTTCTGACTATCCGAAGGTTACTGCGTTCCTCAAACAAGCAAGCCTCCAGTTCGGAAAGGAACAACTTGAGCTCTCGTTAGATGTCCAGACGAACCTACCAAGCAAGATCGTCGCTGAATGGTGCAATTCATTGGACTACGTCGTTCTCATGGCGTACGATCAACACGAGGAGACTGGCACGGCCGGGCCAATCGCGTCGTTGTCTTGGGTTGAGGAACAACTAGAAACGATGCTGGCTGAGGTACCGGAAGACAAACTGGTACTTAGTCTCGGCAGCTACGGCTATGACTGGAAAAGAGGTAAGTCGGGGGGCGAATCCATTTCATTCCAGGGCGCGATGGCTGCTGCCGAAGGGTATCGAGATGGCGAAAATCCCAGCGATGTCATTCAGTTCGAATCGAAGTCGCTCAACCCCTACTTTGAGTACGAGGATGAAGCCGGGCAGATGCATGACGTCTGGTTCTTAGATGCTCCCACCGTCTACTCTCACTGGAAACTTGGCCGAGAACGAAAATTGAGAGGAACTGCTCTCTGGGCGGTTGGGACTGAAGACCCAACCATATGGAAGTTTCTTGATCGTCATACAAAGGACAGCTTCGATCCCGTGGGTGAACTCGGCACGGTCCGCTTCCCGTTCGAAGTTGCATATGAGGGCAAAGGCGAGGTCCTGGAAGTACGGGCTAGGCCCTCGGAAGGCAAAAGAGAGATCACTATTGACCCTAAAAGCGGGCTGATCGACGACGTGGTCTACCAGAAGTATGCTTCTTCTTACCTGATCAGGAAGAGCGGGTTCAAACCGAAACAGATTCTTTTGACCTTTGACGACGGACCGGACCCAAAGTACACTCCGCAAATACTGGATGTACTTCGAAAGTACAACGCTCCTGCCGCATTCTTCTTCGTCGGAGCTAATGTAGAGGCCAATCCTCAACTTGCCCAACGAGCCTATGACGAGGGCCATGATGTTGGAAACCACTCGTTCTCTCACCCAAATCTCGGATTTGTTTCCGACGAACGAGTCGCACTTGAAATTAATGCGACCTTTCGAGTCATCGAAAGTGCCACTGGGCGATCATCGATTCTCTTTCGACCACCCTATAACGCTGACTCGCAACCTGAAACGAGCAGCGAAGTACGCCCGGTTGACATCGCCTCCCAGCGTGGCTTCCTAACCATTGGCGAAAACGTAGATCCTAACGACTGGGACCCAAATTTCACTGACGCAAACGGAATTCAGCGGAGGCGAACAGCCGAAGATATAGTTCGACTCACGCTCGAAGATCTCGACCGCCGGGAAGGTACCGGCGAGGAAGGCAACATCGTCCTCCTCCATGATGCTGGCGGTCCGCGCGATGAAACGGTCAAAGCTCTCGATCAGTTGATTCCCACCTTACGAAAGAAAGGCTACGAGTTGGTGACTACCGGGCAGTTGTTGGGTCGTTCAAGAGATGAACTTATGCCGCCCATTGCCTCCAAGGATCGCGGGGCCGTCGCGGTGAATCGAGTTGTTTTCAATTCTCTGCATATCAGCCAGATCGTGTTGTCCACAAGCTTTGTGATCGCACTGGTTCTCGGCTTCCTCAAAGCCATTGCTGTGACGGTTCTGGCTCTCGCAGAGCGAAAAGCAGAGCGAGTCCGAAACTTTGAGCTCGGTTACGCTCCTACGGTTTCCGTTCTCATTGCTGCCTACAACGAAGAGAAAACAATTCTTGATACCGTACGTTCCGTTCTGGATTCGGACTATCCAATTCAGGAAGTCATCGTGGTTGACGATGGCTCGAAAGATGGCACTGCGAAAGCTCTTGTAGGAGAACCACGAGCCAGGGTCATCACAAAGGAGAATGGCGGAAAGGCATCGGCGCTCAATGTTGGCTTGGCGGCAACGCAGAGCGAACTCGTCTTTTGCATCGACGCCGATACTCAGCTCGATCCTACGGCCATCACTCGTCTCGTCCGTCATTTCGCGAAGCCCGAAGTCGCTGCTGTTGCTGGAAACGTCCAAGTCGGCAACGTGAAGAACATGGTCACAGCCTGGCAGGCTGTGGAGTACCGTACCAGCCAGAACCTGGATCGACGCGCTTTGAGCCGTTTGAATGCGATTACCGTAATCCCCGGAGCGATTGGGATGTGGAGACGGGAGGCAGTTCTTGCGGTCGGAGGTTACTCCAGCGATACGCTGGCCGAGGATATGGACCTGACGTGGCGCCTGAGAATCGCGGGCAATCGCCTCCTTACCGAACCGACCTCTGTGGCATACACTGAAGCCCCCGAGACTTGGAGCGCTCTCAGCAAGCAGCGTTTCCGTTGGTCTTACGGCACGTTTCAGTGCCTCTGGCGCTATCGACACGCGCTAGCCCATCACGGTGCCTTTGGCTGGATTGTCTTGCCGTTCATGTGGATCTTTCAAATCGGTTTCCAGCTCCTAGGGCCGATTGTTGACTTACAGATTCTCTTCTCACTCGGCATGGCGATGCTGATGCCCCACACCAAAGAGACTCTTAACTCTGCTCATTGGGATTCGCTGCGGCTTATGCTCGAGCTCTACGCACTCTTCTTTGCTGTCGAGTTGGGCTCGGGAATAATTGCTTATCGTCTAGATCGAGCCAAACCGTGGCCCCTGATGTGGCTACTGGTTCAACGATTTGCATATCGTCAACTCATGTACATTGTCATGCTGAAAGCAATCTGGCGTGCCCTCATGGGCACTCGTCAAGGATGGGGGAAGCTCAAACGGACGGGAAACGTAAAGGTCTAG
- the recN gene encoding DNA repair protein RecN: protein MISELRVENLAIINHVELSFNGGFSVLTGETGAGKSLMIDALELALGERADTDLVRTGAAKASVQLVLDLSARADLLAPLSELGLELEDGRLFILREVFAGGRSVARVNGGTVPIATLRALGRLIVDLHGQHQHQALLDPLTHVGYLDQWIGVEAVSALGAVESAFSSFSAVRTRMEALRRGLREREQRLDMLRFQVNEIRSFSPVDGEEEELSATLSRLKNLERITSSVQAALSSLSEGEVNARDLLAGGSSAVSDAFRFDSSLEVVASGLEAAVVNLDESVHALSSYFERLDSDPALLDLTSERLDGLKRLKRKYGESEAAILAFCLSAEEELATLEDAEASEESLNQQLTSASAELASACQVLTGVRRSKADAFVASMREHLDDLSMGRARLEVSIKPCEPSALGADEVEFLFSANVGEPPKPLAKIASGGEVSRVMLALKSALAGRVGVPTLLFDEVDTGLGGKAAAAVGRKLAALGAFYQVIAISHLPQVAACASHQYRIEKREEGGRSQTSVVALSAEDRVEEIARMLAGDTVTETALANARELLG from the coding sequence ATGATCTCTGAACTACGAGTCGAGAATCTTGCGATTATCAACCACGTTGAACTTTCATTCAACGGAGGTTTCTCGGTTCTGACTGGCGAGACTGGGGCGGGAAAATCGTTGATGATCGACGCTTTGGAGCTTGCTCTGGGCGAGCGGGCGGATACGGATTTAGTTCGGACCGGAGCAGCGAAGGCGTCGGTTCAGCTGGTTCTTGATTTGTCTGCGCGAGCTGACCTGCTGGCTCCGTTGTCTGAGCTTGGTTTGGAGCTGGAGGATGGGCGTCTGTTCATTCTGCGTGAGGTTTTTGCAGGGGGTCGGTCGGTTGCACGGGTGAACGGAGGGACGGTTCCGATTGCTACCTTGAGGGCTCTAGGGCGGTTGATCGTTGATTTGCACGGCCAGCATCAGCATCAAGCTTTGCTTGATCCACTGACGCATGTTGGGTATTTGGATCAGTGGATTGGAGTCGAGGCTGTTTCTGCATTAGGTGCAGTCGAGTCGGCGTTTTCGTCGTTTTCAGCGGTTCGAACCCGGATGGAAGCCTTGCGGCGAGGGCTTCGGGAACGGGAACAGCGCTTGGATATGCTTCGGTTCCAGGTGAACGAGATTCGCTCCTTCTCCCCGGTCGACGGCGAGGAAGAGGAACTGTCGGCGACACTCTCTCGATTGAAGAACTTGGAGCGCATTACTTCTTCGGTTCAGGCCGCTCTTTCGTCACTTAGCGAAGGCGAAGTGAATGCTCGTGATCTTCTGGCGGGCGGTTCCTCTGCGGTGTCAGATGCTTTTCGGTTTGATTCTTCCTTGGAGGTCGTAGCTTCTGGACTGGAGGCTGCGGTGGTGAATCTGGATGAATCCGTGCATGCATTGTCTTCCTACTTCGAGCGGCTGGACTCTGACCCTGCATTGCTGGATTTGACGTCCGAGCGCCTTGATGGGTTAAAACGGCTCAAGCGGAAGTACGGCGAAAGCGAAGCTGCGATTTTGGCCTTTTGTTTATCGGCTGAAGAAGAGCTTGCGACCTTGGAGGATGCTGAGGCTTCGGAGGAATCGCTGAACCAGCAACTCACCTCGGCTTCGGCTGAGTTGGCTTCGGCTTGCCAAGTTTTGACAGGTGTTCGGAGGTCGAAGGCGGATGCTTTTGTAGCTTCGATGAGGGAGCATTTGGATGACCTCTCGATGGGCAGGGCCCGGTTGGAGGTTTCGATCAAGCCTTGCGAGCCTTCAGCACTGGGTGCTGATGAGGTTGAGTTTCTCTTTTCGGCCAACGTAGGGGAGCCTCCGAAGCCGCTGGCGAAGATTGCTTCCGGCGGCGAAGTTTCGCGGGTGATGCTGGCGTTGAAGAGTGCTTTGGCGGGGCGGGTAGGGGTTCCGACGTTGCTTTTTGATGAGGTGGATACTGGGCTCGGTGGGAAGGCGGCGGCGGCGGTTGGGCGCAAGCTGGCGGCTCTCGGGGCGTTTTATCAGGTGATCGCTATTAGCCACTTGCCGCAGGTGGCGGCTTGCGCTTCGCATCAATACCGGATTGAGAAGCGGGAAGAAGGGGGTCGGTCCCAGACGTCGGTGGTAGCACTTTCGGCGGAGGATCGGGTGGAGGAGATAGCGCGGATGTTGGCGGGGGATACGGTGACCGAGACTGCTTTGGCAAATGCTCGAGAGTTGTTAGGATGA
- a CDS encoding OsmC family protein, whose amino-acid sequence MKVSVEWKGDLTFEATAPSGVPFIMDASHNENAPAKGPTPLEVMVGSLAACSAVDVVGILAKKRQTVESYRIEVVGERPEPGTYPRPFTALTVRHILKGPNLDPAAVERAVQLSDEKYCSVAATLRQNPTISTEVVIG is encoded by the coding sequence ATGAAAGTTTCAGTCGAATGGAAAGGCGACCTCACTTTTGAAGCAACCGCCCCGAGTGGCGTGCCATTCATCATGGACGCCTCCCACAACGAGAACGCACCCGCAAAGGGCCCAACGCCGCTTGAAGTTATGGTCGGCTCTCTCGCTGCCTGCTCAGCCGTTGATGTCGTCGGAATCCTTGCCAAAAAACGCCAAACCGTCGAAAGCTACCGAATCGAAGTCGTCGGCGAGCGTCCCGAACCGGGCACCTACCCCCGCCCGTTCACCGCCCTCACCGTCCGCCACATCCTCAAAGGTCCAAATCTCGACCCCGCCGCCGTCGAGCGAGCCGTCCAACTCAGTGACGAAAAATACTGCTCCGTAGCCGCCACGCTGCGCCAGAACCCGACGATTTCGACAGAAGTTGTGATCGGTTAA
- a CDS encoding asparaginase domain-containing protein: MIRILTTGGTIDKIYFDSLSEYEVGNPVVQGILREGGVTVPYIVESVLKKDSLEITDEDRAMILEKVNECIEERILITHGTDTLALTGQFLQGRTSKTVVLTGSLQPANFRFTDAVFNVAFAMGVLQTANKGVYLAMNGQVFDPNRVRKNRDQNRFEVLT; this comes from the coding sequence ATGATTCGCATTTTGACGACGGGCGGGACGATTGACAAAATTTACTTCGACTCGCTGAGCGAGTATGAGGTGGGGAATCCGGTCGTACAAGGAATCCTTCGTGAAGGCGGGGTGACGGTGCCTTACATCGTCGAAAGCGTTCTTAAGAAAGATAGTTTGGAGATCACCGATGAGGACCGCGCCATGATTCTTGAGAAGGTGAATGAGTGCATTGAGGAGCGGATTCTGATCACCCACGGGACCGACACTTTGGCCTTAACTGGGCAGTTTTTGCAGGGGCGGACATCCAAGACGGTTGTTCTCACCGGTTCGCTGCAGCCGGCAAACTTTCGGTTTACAGATGCAGTTTTCAACGTGGCGTTTGCAATGGGGGTGCTTCAGACCGCGAACAAGGGCGTTTATCTTGCGATGAACGGTCAGGTATTCGATCCCAATCGGGTTCGAAAAAACCGAGATCAGAATCGCTTTGAAGTTTTGACCTAG
- a CDS encoding Gfo/Idh/MocA family oxidoreductase: MKPMRVGIIGAGNISSIYCENLKKFASTELVGIADLLPAAAEAQAEKYEIKSFSVEEMIATDEVDLIVNLTIPAVHGQVALQVLNAGKHVHNEKPLAPNREEAREMLRTAKEKGLTIGCAPDTFLGAAHQHVRKLLEGGIIGPIVGVHGYMTSRGVESWHPNPEFFYKPGAGPMLDMGPYYLTAMVNMFGPIKRVASITNITYPERTVTSEPKKGTVIKVETPTHFGTTVQFHSGVVGQLTMSFDTHGFEGQPCIVVFGGDGTMIVPDPNSFDGWDGRPETGNIIVRKGGESQIIRSTEPFKANSRGLGVLDTVHAIAEGRPNRASGDLAFHVLDAMLASIESSEQDRFISLESKPDQPTVIGDTEFPAERELMG, encoded by the coding sequence ATGAAGCCCATGCGAGTCGGCATTATCGGAGCCGGCAATATTAGCTCGATCTACTGCGAAAATCTCAAGAAATTCGCCTCAACTGAGCTGGTGGGCATCGCAGATCTGTTGCCTGCAGCAGCGGAAGCCCAGGCCGAAAAGTACGAGATCAAGTCGTTCTCCGTCGAAGAAATGATCGCAACTGACGAGGTGGACCTCATCGTCAACCTCACGATTCCGGCTGTCCACGGGCAGGTAGCACTCCAAGTCTTGAATGCCGGAAAGCACGTCCACAACGAAAAGCCCCTCGCGCCAAACCGCGAAGAAGCCCGCGAAATGCTCCGCACCGCCAAGGAAAAGGGCCTCACCATCGGTTGCGCCCCGGACACCTTCCTCGGAGCCGCTCATCAGCACGTTCGCAAGCTCCTCGAAGGCGGAATCATCGGCCCGATCGTCGGAGTCCACGGCTACATGACCTCACGCGGAGTCGAATCTTGGCATCCAAATCCCGAGTTCTTCTACAAGCCCGGAGCCGGTCCGATGCTCGACATGGGCCCGTACTACCTAACGGCGATGGTCAACATGTTCGGACCAATCAAGCGGGTCGCCAGCATCACCAACATTACCTACCCTGAGCGAACCGTCACCAGCGAGCCAAAGAAGGGAACCGTCATCAAGGTCGAAACTCCAACCCACTTTGGAACCACGGTCCAGTTCCATAGCGGTGTCGTTGGTCAACTCACCATGTCGTTCGACACTCACGGATTCGAAGGCCAGCCCTGCATCGTCGTCTTCGGCGGCGACGGAACCATGATCGTTCCTGATCCAAACTCCTTCGATGGCTGGGATGGCCGCCCAGAAACCGGCAACATCATCGTCCGGAAAGGAGGCGAGTCCCAGATCATCCGCTCCACCGAGCCATTCAAAGCCAACTCGCGCGGCCTCGGGGTCCTCGACACGGTTCACGCCATCGCCGAAGGACGCCCCAACCGCGCCAGCGGAGACCTGGCCTTCCACGTCCTCGACGCCATGCTTGCCTCAATCGAGTCGTCCGAGCAAGATCGCTTCATCAGCCTGGAAAGCAAGCCCGACCAACCGACCGTGATCGGTGATACGGAGTTCCCGGCCGAACGCGAACTGATGGGCTAA
- a CDS encoding HTTM domain-containing protein, with protein MESAKQLYRWWFGYGSPVTLGVFRILFCTLLFINFVMIGLFWNDWFGQTGYVPAEIGAKWMDSHYMNGGDRSLLFNRIDPLFGVTNDLIVKAVYWATTGFAALSALGIWSRFSTFCLALGIVAIHHRNPIILHGGDTWMRVAAIYLAMGPSGAAVSLDRWIARRKGTAGEQPPLISMWPQRLIAYNLALLYFTTTWAKWFGGLWKSGDATWYPARLHEFDRFPVPAFFDDYPMVKITTWGSLAVEFALGTLVFFKPLRKYVLLAGVSLHAWIEYSMNIPLFAFLMMTSYIVFYDGEETAAWWDRLKARFARS; from the coding sequence TTGGAAAGCGCTAAGCAGCTTTACCGTTGGTGGTTTGGGTATGGAAGCCCGGTGACCCTTGGGGTGTTCCGAATCTTGTTCTGCACGTTGTTGTTCATCAACTTCGTCATGATCGGGCTGTTTTGGAACGACTGGTTTGGTCAGACAGGTTACGTTCCGGCCGAGATAGGCGCAAAGTGGATGGACTCGCACTACATGAACGGCGGCGATCGTTCGCTGTTGTTCAACCGGATCGATCCTCTATTTGGAGTGACCAACGATCTAATCGTGAAAGCGGTTTACTGGGCGACGACCGGGTTTGCCGCTCTATCCGCATTAGGGATTTGGAGTCGGTTCAGCACGTTTTGCTTGGCTCTTGGAATCGTCGCGATTCATCATCGCAATCCGATCATTCTTCACGGCGGAGACACTTGGATGCGAGTCGCGGCCATCTACTTGGCGATGGGACCTTCGGGGGCAGCGGTCTCTCTTGATCGATGGATTGCAAGGCGCAAGGGGACCGCAGGGGAACAGCCGCCGTTGATTTCAATGTGGCCCCAACGGCTAATTGCATACAATTTGGCGTTGTTGTATTTCACGACGACCTGGGCGAAATGGTTCGGAGGTCTTTGGAAGTCAGGGGATGCTACGTGGTACCCAGCTCGATTACACGAGTTCGATCGCTTTCCCGTTCCTGCTTTCTTCGACGATTATCCTATGGTAAAAATCACTACCTGGGGGAGCCTTGCCGTTGAGTTCGCGCTCGGAACTCTGGTGTTTTTCAAGCCGCTTCGTAAGTATGTGCTTCTGGCAGGAGTGAGCCTCCATGCATGGATCGAGTATTCGATGAACATCCCTCTGTTTGCCTTCTTGATGATGACTTCGTACATCGTTTTTTATGATGGTGAAGAGACTGCGGCTTGGTGGGATAGACTCAAAGCGCGGTTTGCGCGTTCCTGA
- a CDS encoding thiamine pyrophosphate-dependent enzyme produces the protein MSTKTSKSTFNKLKFLKLMMLSREGDRREGILLRQSKGWFQVSGMGHEALGALAYLLREDDYIFPYYRDRGLMLARGLTNKDLALAYFAKRDGSSGGRQMPGHYSSRPHNVFSVCTLTGGNCLPACGTAWGMKMDGKDSVAIATIGDAAARQGEFYEAWAFAIQEKLPVVFVLEDNKYGISTPTEKFMPFHLGLFESEAVVKVDGRHPDNILEAGRTAIEKARKGEGPTMIWLDIDRLSSHTSSDDHRVYRDLNDIEEMQLRDPIRLLSEELLKSGELTEAAFQAMQDEVFKEVDEDYIAAEKADDPISEETMRDCWGDEVDAEAPPITAGRQTMVSAINTTFRKALENDPKIVFFGEDIEDPKGGVFGVTKGLSEAFPKQVFNSPLAEATIMGVAVGLSAYGWRPVFELQFIDFIAPGWNQITGQMSTLRWRSFGEWKCPLVIYAPYGAYLPGGSLWHSQSNEGSLAHVPGLRVAVPSTPQDAAGLLWSAIHGDDPTFVLVPKHIFRMQIEVENVEPVPFGVANVVQEGSDVTIVSYGNTMELVHEAAAKSGVSCEIIDLRSIVPCDYETITESVAKTGRLVVVHEDTKTCGFGQSIISEMVSVPERFNLFLSPPQLVCRDDVHIGYNPIYEYAALPDVDQVISAINVVME, from the coding sequence ATGTCAACCAAGACTTCAAAAAGCACTTTCAACAAGCTCAAGTTCCTCAAACTGATGATGCTCTCCCGTGAGGGGGATCGCCGCGAAGGAATCTTGCTCCGACAAAGCAAGGGCTGGTTCCAAGTCTCCGGAATGGGCCACGAAGCACTTGGCGCGCTTGCCTACTTACTCCGAGAAGACGACTATATCTTCCCCTACTACCGCGACCGTGGCTTGATGCTGGCTCGAGGACTCACCAACAAAGACCTCGCCCTTGCCTACTTCGCCAAGCGTGATGGAAGCAGCGGCGGCCGCCAGATGCCCGGGCACTACAGCAGCCGACCGCACAACGTTTTCAGCGTCTGTACGCTCACCGGTGGCAACTGTCTTCCGGCCTGCGGAACCGCTTGGGGAATGAAGATGGACGGCAAGGACAGCGTCGCTATCGCCACCATTGGAGACGCGGCGGCTCGGCAGGGCGAGTTTTATGAAGCTTGGGCTTTTGCCATTCAAGAAAAGCTTCCCGTCGTTTTTGTGCTGGAAGACAACAAGTACGGCATCTCAACTCCGACCGAGAAGTTCATGCCGTTCCACCTCGGATTATTCGAATCAGAAGCTGTCGTCAAAGTCGATGGTCGGCATCCGGACAACATCCTAGAAGCAGGTCGAACTGCCATCGAGAAAGCTCGTAAAGGCGAGGGGCCAACCATGATCTGGCTCGACATCGACCGCCTTTCCTCACACACATCTAGCGACGATCACCGGGTCTACCGCGATCTGAACGACATCGAAGAGATGCAGCTCCGCGATCCGATTCGACTCCTTTCCGAGGAACTCCTCAAGTCCGGAGAACTCACCGAAGCCGCATTCCAGGCGATGCAAGATGAGGTCTTCAAGGAAGTCGACGAAGACTATATTGCCGCAGAAAAAGCCGACGATCCGATCAGCGAAGAAACCATGCGCGATTGTTGGGGCGACGAGGTTGATGCAGAGGCTCCGCCGATCACCGCCGGACGTCAAACCATGGTCTCCGCAATCAACACTACCTTCCGAAAAGCCCTCGAAAATGATCCCAAGATCGTCTTCTTCGGCGAAGACATCGAGGACCCCAAAGGCGGCGTTTTCGGCGTCACCAAGGGTCTCAGCGAAGCATTCCCCAAGCAAGTTTTCAATTCACCACTTGCGGAAGCAACGATCATGGGAGTCGCTGTTGGCTTGTCAGCCTACGGATGGCGACCGGTCTTCGAACTCCAGTTCATCGACTTCATCGCTCCTGGCTGGAACCAGATCACTGGCCAAATGTCCACCCTCCGCTGGCGAAGCTTTGGTGAATGGAAGTGTCCGCTCGTGATCTACGCCCCTTACGGTGCGTACCTGCCGGGCGGTTCGCTGTGGCATAGCCAGAGCAACGAAGGCTCCTTGGCTCACGTCCCGGGTCTGCGAGTCGCCGTTCCGAGCACCCCGCAAGACGCCGCCGGACTCCTCTGGAGCGCAATCCACGGTGACGACCCCACCTTCGTTCTCGTTCCGAAGCACATCTTCCGAATGCAAATCGAAGTCGAGAACGTCGAGCCGGTTCCGTTTGGGGTTGCGAATGTCGTTCAAGAAGGCTCCGATGTCACGATCGTCAGCTACGGTAACACGATGGAACTCGTCCACGAAGCCGCTGCCAAGAGTGGCGTGAGCTGTGAGATCATCGACCTCCGGTCAATCGTTCCGTGCGATTACGAGACCATTACCGAGTCCGTCGCAAAGACTGGAAGGTTGGTCGTCGTTCACGAGGACACCAAGACCTGCGGCTTCGGACAGTCGATCATCAGCGAAATGGTCAGCGTGCCTGAGAGATTTAATCTCTTCCTTTCGCCACCTCAATTGGTCTGCCGTGACGATGTCCACATCGGCTACAACCCGATCTATGAATACGCTGCTTTGCCTGACGTTGATCAAGTGATTTCCGCGATCAACGTTGTGATGGAATAA